In a genomic window of Physeter macrocephalus isolate SW-GA chromosome 14, ASM283717v5, whole genome shotgun sequence:
- the AHCY gene encoding adenosylhomocysteinase produces MSDKLPYKVADIGLAAWGRKALDLAENEMPGLMRMREMYSASKPLKGARIAGCLHMTVETAVLIETLVALGAEVRWSSCNIFSTQDHAAAAIAKAGIPVYAWKGETDEEYLWCIEQTLYFKDGPLNMILDDGGDLTNLIHTKYPQLLLGIRGISEETTTGVHNLYKMMASGILKVPAINVNDSVTKSKFDNLYGCRESLIDGIKRATDVMIAGKVAVVAGYGDVGKGCAQALRGFGARVIITEIDPINALQAAMEGYEVTIMDEACQEGNIFVTTTGCIDIILGRHFEQMKDDAIVCNIGHFDVEIDVKWLNENAVEKVNIKPQVDRYLLKNGRRIIILAEGRLVNLGCAMGHPSFVMSNSFTNQVLAQIELWTHPDKYPVGVHFLPKKVGSYLHPWPRVMCPALGSPCRPCQSSYSTRLSTLLKIFTGSSAGQKSFSPFSRGGNWGPKQGITPRVAGPGGEKSMGFGVRHTQV; encoded by the exons ATGTCGGACAAGCTGCCTTACAAAGTCG CTGACATCGGCCTGGCCGCCTGGGGGCGCAAGGCCCTGGACCTCGCAGAGAATGAGATGCCGGGCCTGATGCGCATGCGGGAGATGTACTCGGCTTCCAAACCACTGAAGGGCGCCCGCATTGCCGGCTGCCTGCACATGACCGTGGAGACAGCTGTCCTCATTGAGACCCTCGTTGCCCTGGGTGCTGAG GTGCGGTGGTCCAGCTGCAATATCTTCTCCACCCAGGACCATGCAGCAGCTGCCATTGCCAAGGCTGGCATTCCAG TGTATGCCTGGAAGGGTGAAACGGACGAGGAATATCTGTGGTGCATTGAGCAGACGCTGTACTTCAAGGACGGGCCCCTCAACATGATTCTGGACGATGGTGGTGACCTCACCAACCTCATCCACACCAAGTACCCACAGCTCCTGTTGG GCATCCGAGGCATCTCCGAAGAGACCACAACGGGGGTCCACAACCTGTACAAGATGATGGCCAGCGGGATCCTGAAGGTGCCTGCCATCAACGTCAACGACTCTGTCACCAAG AGCAAGTTTGACAACCTCTATGGCTGCCGGGAGTCCCTCATAGATGGCATCAAGCGGGCCACGGACGTGATGATTGCGGGCAAGGTGGCGGTGGTAGCGGGCTATGGCGACGTGGGCAAGGGCTGTGCCCAGGCCCTGAGGGGCTTCGGGGCCCGCGTCATCATCACGGAGATCGACCCCATCAATGCGCTTCAGGCTGCCATGGAGG GCTATGAGGTGACCATCATGGATGAGGCCTGTCAGGAGGGCAACATCTTTGTCACCACCACGGGCTGTATTGACATCATCCTCGGCCG GCACTTTGAACAGATGAAAGATGACGCCATTGTGTGTAACATCGGACACTTTGACGTGGAGATTGACGTCAAATGGCTGAACGAGAACGCTGTGGAGAAGGTGAACATCAAGCCCCAG GTGGACCGCTACTTGTTGAAGAACGGGCGCCGCATCATCATTCTGGCCGAGGGCCGGCTGGTCAACCTGGGCTGCGCCATGGGCCACCCTAGCTTCGTGATGAGCAACTCCTTCACCAACCAGGTGCTGGCGCAGATTGAGCTGTGGACCCACCCAGACAAGTATCCCGTCGGGGTCCACTTCCTGCCCAAGAAGGTGGGTTCCTACCTCCACCCCTGGCCAAGGGTCATGTGTCCAGCCCTGGGCTCTCCATGCAGGCCTTGCCAGAGTTCATACAGTACTCGCCTCTCTACTCTCTTGAAGATCTTCACAGGGTCCTCCGCAGGGCAAAAATCATTCTCTCCATTTAGCAGAGGAGGAAATTGGGGCCCAAAGCAGGGAATAACTCCCAGAGTGGCAGGGCCTGGTGGTGagaagagcatgggctttggagtgaGACACACCCAGGTTTGA